The following coding sequences are from one Leishmania donovani BPK282A1 complete genome, chromosome 3 window:
- a CDS encoding protein kinase, putative: protein MLPADDELAASEGSSHRQRQPRCRSGIEGDSTSSSRNDAGNSVNSGSRSSSGGGDRGATARGPFVDMEGSSGEANVPIGRTLSDDGQPQNARPRSEDPPAMASLLSRHCLDDAVAVDTVEGGDSTDNVDDVRPGSPFLHRRNRLRGPPNATVMAPDAASRRAAGSRRSSKVDLLEAQEDPPMLSSRQRLLRPVSSDSIVFSIVSSNSSGDELDGQGSEAARARLHAGDGDDVSSLLPSTSALSGPASSNALLCPRTVYDADENGSGTGKDGVESGADSMHSSPVAVTLWGVDRDLRRKRIKKVSHYILGPLLGEGSYGVVRDCIDLNTDNADRRFSRCAIKIINGNYAKLDTSAAKPSKASSTSAAATEDGTDGGARAGTRGTLKRTSGIQYRREEDLKRQETFQREMRNLQRFHSKNIIRALDAFTRYSKEYVVMPIAICSLRQLVQQMLRTRWREAVREWRRAQRRLQRKQRHKRGHFATSVSGDQTQTPSQPSPWLPMVPSAVEELDMDELAFMTDGERDGGDDTDGISASQPHSSSDGDDGVAAERDSEASMVDHDEESQRQHSATSSVTATAVGGRVAAAAAAVSERGPSGQSRLPPRVAFNGASSTATTTHIIDRYTSHSNGSPPSQSPRQRSGEHFPTFAGGHHHGGGNGSWGDDVSDGSSASTTGAHNGITVMSATPPALSTAELPMECDDLVGSGANGADGRPPATVSPAPAPAASTQHIRPHMSLPVCSPTLLKGIFYQLMSGVAYLHQQHLAHNDIKPSNVLLFEDGTVKLADLGSVSDTYNDQGSPLCASPELCKYFYGAATPPASFSQSAQHVGRDAAQSSDMWCCGLMLYYLITGKPGPLPVQLRYFRALNSKQAHQPFRPFASHGDSGRAALPPVVTRYQLYREIAQQTTPVDLGGLPDMVAPDVGNDVLLSSSPMLAKGEAPHGDSVDDAATSSYPPNGVRHLLAGLLELDPLRRLTAEQALRHPWLRMAFRSKTSETSSSNTISQTSAPNSNGGQQDDAQNQQQQLKAPSKQAMEEAIQRDVARRVMESRHVQHMLRLDRQWHLQFVADCCNMLNLAIPPEIIKVHPEAPYHEDNGASVCSSSPPALQVYRPNSMAAAAAAVSGRNTRLGRPSAGANAPGPRGSTGGSEWSVTSRNSHNSAVAGIVLRDDMRPRVMPPGCVDTDLFLPPSEEDYYEQKSGKAEFDVRVLRRKPLLMAQLDEYFHNVVLVQCGYRTGPDPNYQAMRLRAVPIEDESGGGGSGGSQGGTQQPAVMILPGACGNVYRRSTSLGLSSMPVAAALAGNSSDDGGTDGANSRGGSVDVWAAGPRHNPRTHVDDHREVVAAASSAGAVAGRGANLSRTSAAAGRSLIGTSPPGVAAPSRPSAAGGTGSRAPDAGSHPILYCGRGSTGGSGNGSASRRVAGRGRGRGQRDASESPSEEEANVAMRESSKCLCGLV from the coding sequence ATGCTTCCTGCGGACGACGAGCTGGCCGCTAGCGAAGGCAGCAGTCATCGCCagaggcagccgcggtgccgcagcggcattGAAGGCGACAGCACAAGCAGTAGCCGTAACGACGCCGGGAATTCGGTGAACAGCGgtagccgcagcagcagcggtggtggcgaccGTGGCGCCACTGCAAGGGGCCCATTCGTCGACATGGagggaagcagcggcgaggcgaaCGTCCCGATCGGCCGCACGCTGAGCGATGACGGTCAGCCGCAGAATGCGCGGCCGAGGTCGGAGGACCCGCCGGCGATGGCCTCTCTGCTGAGCCGTCACTGTCTAGACGATGCCGTTGCTGTAGACACTGTcgaaggcggcgacagcaCTGATAACGTCGACGATGTGCGGCCAGGATCGCCTtttctgcaccgccgcaacCGCCTGCGCGGGCCCCCTAACGCAACCGTTATGGCACCGGATGCAGCAAGCCGTCGAGCAGCTGGCAGTCGGCGTAGCTCAAAAGTGGAcctgctggaggcgcaggaggatCCGCCGATGTTGTCGTCTCGCCAGCGACTCCTGCGCCCCGTGTCGAGCGACAGCATCGTCTTCAGCATCGTCTCCTCAAACAGCTCTGGTGACGAGCTGGACGGTCAAGGGTCGGAGGCGGCACgggcgcggctgcacgctggcgacggcgatgacgtgTCGTCACTGCTGCCGAGCACGTCGGCACTGTCGGGGCCAGCATCGAGCAATGCCCTCCTCTGCCCACGCACCGTGTACGACGCCGATGAAAATGGCAGCGGAACTGGCAAAGACGGCGTCGAGAGCGGAGCAGACTCGATGCACTCGTCCCCGGTGGCTGTCACGCTCTGGGGCGTCGACCGCGACCTCCGCCGCAAGCGCATCAAGAAAGTCAGCCACTACATCCTCGGTCCGCTGCTCGGAGAGGGCAGCTACGGCGTCGTGCGCGACTGCATCGACCTTAACACAGACAACGCCGACCGGCGCTTCTCGCGGTGCGCCATCAAAATAATCAATGGGAACTACGCCAAGCTCGACACGTCAGCAGCAAAACCGAGCAAggcgtcgtcgacgtcggcTGCCGCGACCGAGGACGGCActgacggcggtgctcgagCAGGCACCAGAGGCACACTGAAGCGCACGTCTGGCATTCAGTACCGCCGTGAGGAGGACTTGAAGCGGCAGGAAACCTTTCAGCGGGAGATGCGCAACCTGCAGCGCTTCCACAGCAAGAACATTATTCGCGCTCTCGACGCCTTCACGCGCTACAGCAAGGAGTACGTCGTGATGCCCATCGCCATTTGTAGCTTGCGGCAActggtgcagcagatgctgcgcacgcggtggcgcgaggcggtgcgggagtggcggcgagcgcagcgtcggctgcagcggaagcagcggcacaagCGAGGCCATTTCGCGACCTCGGTCAGCGGAGATCAGACACAGACCCCGTCGCAGCCGTCGCCATGGCTTCCCATGGTGCCATCTGCGGTGGAGGAGTTGGATATGGATGAGCTTGCCTTTATGACAGACGGCgagcgcgatggcggcgacgataCTGATGGCATCTCCGCGAGCCagccgcacagcagcagcgatggtgaCGACGGCGTGGCTGCTGAGCGGGACAGTGAAGCGAGCATGGTCGACCACGATGAAgagtcgcagcggcagcattcTGCAaccagcagcgtcaccgcgACAGCAGTAGGAGGTCGAgtcgcggccgcggcggctgcagttTCGGAAAGGGGTCCTTCTGGGCAATCTCGCCTTCCACCACGTGTCGCCTTCAACggcgcctccagcaccgccaccacaacGCACATCATCGACCGCTATACGAGCCACTCCAACGGATCGCCCCCTTCCCAGTCGCCCCGGCAGAGATCAGGGGAACACTTCCCGACCTTCGCCGGGGGCCACCACCATGGAGGCGGTAACGGAAGCTGGGGAGACGACGTCAGTgacggcagctccgcgaGCACGACAGGGGCGCATAACGGCATCACAGTCATGAGCGCGacaccgccggcgctgtcgacCGCCGAGCTCCCGATGGAGTGCGACGACctcgtcggcagcggcgccaacgGCGCTGACGGACGGCCACCCGCCACCGTGtcaccggcaccggcaccggcagcctCCACACAGCACATCCGGCCACACATGTCGCTTCCCGTGTGCTCGCCAACGCTGCTGAAGGGCATCTTCTACCAGCTCATGTCCGGCGTTGCCTAcctgcatcagcagcacctgGCGCACAACGACATCAAGCCGTCGAACGTGCTTCTCTTCGAGGACGGCACCGTGAAGCTGGCCGACctcggcagcgtcagcgacaCGTACAACGATCAAGGCTcccctctctgtgcttcACCGGAGCTGTGCAAGTACTTCTacggcgccgcgacgccgccggcgtcctTCTCGcagtcggcgcagcacgtcggGCGGGACGCGGCGCAGTCCAGCGACATGTGGTGTTGCGGGCTGATGCTCTATTATCTCATCACCGGAAAACCCggcccgctgccggtgcagctgcgATACTTCCGTGCATTGAACAGCAAGCAGGCGCACCAGCCGTTTCGGCCCTTCGCATCgcacggcgacagcggccgAGCTGCCCTGCCCCCCGTCGTGACCCGCTACCAGCTTTACCGCGAGATTGCGCAGCAGACAACGCCGGTGGACCTCGGTGGCCTGCCCGATATGGTAGCACCGGACGTGGGCAACGACGTGCTGCTCTCTAGCTCACCGATGTTGGCCAAAGGTGAGGCCCCACACGGTGACTCTGTGGACGATGCGGCCACGTCGTCGTACCCGCCCAACGGCGTGCGACATCTCCTGGCAGGGCTCCTCGAGCTGGAcccgctgcgtcgcctcaccgccgagCAGGCGCTACGCCACCCGTGGCTACGTATGGCCTTCCGCTCCAAGACGAGTGAAACGAGTAGCAGCAACACAATCAGCCAGACCAGCGCACCGAATAGCAACGGCGGGCAGCAGGATGATGCACAgaatcagcagcagcagctcaagGCGCCGTCGAAGCAGGCCATGGAAGAGGCCATTCAACGTGATGTGGCACGTCGCGTGATGGAGTCGCGGCACGTGCAGCACATGCTGCGCCTGGATCGGCAGTGGCACCTTCAGTTCGTCGCAGACTGCTGCAACATGCTGAACCTGGCAATACCTCCAGAGATCATCAAGGTGCACCCCGAGGCGCCCTACCACGAGGACAACGGTGCCAGCgtgtgctcctcctcaccgcctgcgctgcaggtgtATCGCCCCAACTCAatggccgcggcggcggcggctgtgtcGGGGCGTAACACCCGTCTTGGTCGGCCGTCCGCCGGTGCGAACGCACCAGggccgcgcggcagcactggcggcagcgagtggTCCGTCACCTCACGCAACAGCCACAACTCAGCCGTGGCGGGGATCGTCCTACGGGACGACATGCGACCACGCGTGATGCCACCCGGGTGCGTCGACACAGATCTGTTCCTCCCGCCCTCGGAAGAGGACTACTATGAGCAGAAGAGTGGCAAGGCGGAGTTTGATGtgcgggtgctgcgccgcaagccgctgctgatggcgcAGCTCGATGAGTACTTCCACAACGTCGTGCTCGTGCAGTGCGGGTACCGAACGGGGCCAGATCCAAACTACCAGGCAATGCGTCTGCGAGCCGTGCCTATCGAGGATgagagcggtggtggtggcagcggtgggagTCAAGGAGGCACCCAACAGCCAGCGGTCATGATCTTGCCAGGCGCCTGTGGCAATGTCTACCGTCGCAGCACGTCCCTAGGACTGTCATCGATGCCggtagcagcggcgctggcagggAATAGTTCcgatgacggcggcaccgacggcgcgAACAGCCGCGGCGGGTCTGTGGACGTGTGGGCCGCCGGTCCTCGCCACAATCCGCGCACCCACGTTGATGATCACCGTGAGGTGGTTGCGGCTGCCTCCTCGGCTGGTGCTGTTGCAGGTCGTGGAGCCAACTTGTCCAGAAcaagcgccgcagctggtcGTTCGCTGATCGGCACATCCCCGCCCGGggtcgccgcgccgtcgcggccgtctgctgctggtggcacCGGCAGCCGGGCTCCAGATGCCGGAAGTCATCCTATTCTCTACTGTGGCAGAGGTAGCAcgggaggcagcggcaacggcagtgCCAGTCGTCGCGTGGCCGGCAGAGGTCGCGGGCGCGGCCAGCGTGACGCCAGCGAGTCCCCGTCGGAAGAGGAGGCCAATGTCGCCATGCGGGAGAGCTCTAAGTGCCTATGCGGACTGGTGTAA